A part of Vulcanisaeta moutnovskia 768-28 genomic DNA contains:
- a CDS encoding DUF429 domain-containing protein — protein MSKGIYVGIDLALPNRRRTGFGSLNINEHTYYVSTLSTEEEIINSVLQQDSSLVCIDAPLGFPKYGINRLIEIKARRLGLRLIPPLLGPMRQLTMYGIEISGKLTQLGIRVLEVHPSSTLKVLGMSRQDFINFITLRLRGPLIRNEHEVDALVSAFTCLLHDHGCTEELLGYEGEGSLIIPRNNCILWVIAHG, from the coding sequence ATGTCGAAGGGAATCTACGTAGGTATTGATCTTGCACTACCTAATAGGAGGAGGACCGGATTTGGATCATTAAATATTAATGAGCATACTTACTACGTAAGTACATTATCCACTGAGGAGGAAATAATAAACTCAGTACTACAGCAGGACTCATCATTAGTGTGTATTGATGCACCACTTGGGTTCCCCAAATATGGTATTAATAGGTTGATTGAGATAAAGGCTAGGAGGCTTGGTCTTAGGCTTATTCCACCATTACTAGGTCCAATGAGGCAATTAACGATGTATGGTATAGAAATATCAGGTAAATTAACGCAGTTAGGCATTAGGGTTCTTGAGGTTCACCCATCATCGACACTTAAAGTACTTGGGATGAGTAGGCAGGACTTTATTAACTTCATTACCTTAAGACTGCGAGGTCCTTTAATAAGGAATGAGCATGAGGTCGACGCATTAGTATCGGCATTTACCTGTCTATTGCATGACCATGGATGTACCGAGGAATTACTTGGTTACGAAGGCGAAGGTTCATTAATAATTCCTCGTAATAACTGTATACTGTGGGTGATTGCACATGGGTGA
- a CDS encoding Zn-ribbon domain-containing OB-fold protein, translating to MDMAEKKTSRKTVKAEGPTIDSVPIVYRHKIPISKTVKYWDGLKEGKIYATRCRSCGAVYYPPQADCPYCGSSDVEWIELPGEGILETFTRVYSRPQGYEEFEPYIIAIARVGNVRVMGWLINVKDERCVKIGDEVILSTTYIEKHNKYIITFQLKNKQC from the coding sequence ATGGACATGGCAGAGAAGAAAACTAGCAGGAAGACCGTTAAGGCTGAGGGACCTACCATAGACTCAGTACCAATAGTCTATAGGCATAAGATACCCATTAGTAAGACCGTTAAGTATTGGGATGGTCTTAAGGAAGGTAAGATCTACGCAACTAGGTGCAGGTCTTGCGGCGCGGTTTATTACCCACCGCAGGCTGACTGTCCATATTGTGGTTCAAGCGATGTTGAGTGGATTGAATTACCTGGGGAGGGCATCCTCGAGACCTTTACCAGGGTTTACTCGAGACCCCAGGGCTATGAGGAGTTTGAGCCGTACATAATCGCGATTGCAAGGGTTGGCAATGTTAGGGTCATGGGCTGGCTCATCAATGTTAAGGATGAGAGGTGCGTTAAAATCGGTGATGAGGTAATACTCAGCACAACGTACATCGAGAAACACAATAAGTACATAATAACATTCCAACTAAAAAACAAACAATGCTGA
- a CDS encoding transcription factor has product MSSEERREETGGEEEIERGGVSAELVKGNILKIKWVTGKTSAARLFGKYGREGRPDFFRLLFGAIGGSLRSQFPEDKANELFNNIRNSQGFKDSLNEVFESMKRWFFDEVVPKYQLERGDVFVVSTTLELNINTGELKWNKESTQVIYWIRSDRVAEKCKELGITVGAGSEEIDRLRRERDELAGKVKELTNENNRLKVENEELKRKLESIKKVIGLT; this is encoded by the coding sequence ATGAGTAGTGAGGAGAGAAGGGAGGAAACGGGGGGTGAGGAGGAGATTGAGAGAGGAGGTGTATCGGCGGAGCTCGTTAAGGGTAATATTCTGAAGATTAAGTGGGTTACGGGTAAGACATCGGCTGCAAGACTATTTGGCAAGTACGGTAGGGAGGGTAGACCTGACTTCTTTAGGCTTCTCTTTGGAGCTATTGGTGGTAGCCTTAGGTCACAATTCCCTGAGGATAAGGCGAACGAATTATTTAATAATATTAGGAATTCCCAGGGCTTTAAGGATTCGTTGAATGAGGTCTTTGAGTCAATGAAGAGGTGGTTCTTTGATGAGGTGGTTCCTAAGTATCAGCTTGAACGTGGCGATGTTTTTGTAGTATCAACAACGCTCGAACTTAACATCAATACGGGAGAGCTTAAGTGGAATAAGGAGTCTACCCAGGTTATTTATTGGATAAGGAGTGATAGGGTTGCTGAGAAGTGTAAGGAGCTTGGTATTACAGTAGGAGCTGGCTCTGAGGAGATTGATAGGCTGAGGAGGGAGAGAGATGAATTAGCAGGTAAGGTTAAGGAATTAACGAATGAGAATAATAGGTTAAAGGTCGAGAATGAAGAATTAAAGAGAAAGCTCGAAAGTATTAAGAAGGTAATTGGGCTGACCTAA
- a CDS encoding YbhB/YbcL family Raf kinase inhibitor-like protein yields MRIGYVITALILAIAIVMVVLLIAPTRHEESYITIGLVKVPTNVPRIIVSSVFSNGSQIPINYTCSGLNYSIPLYISNVPSNAKSLMVIMEDLNAPGSVFIHWVLYDAPPNITELPQGIPAQYYVPGIGYQGINDFGKVGYGGPCPPPGPPHEYVIIVLALNRELLPSSESDFDLVRSVNVGDVVGYGVLIGYYGG; encoded by the coding sequence ATGAGGATTGGGTACGTAATAACCGCGTTGATTCTCGCCATAGCCATAGTAATGGTGGTCCTACTCATAGCACCAACCAGGCATGAGGAGTCCTACATAACAATAGGCCTCGTTAAGGTTCCAACGAATGTGCCTAGGATAATCGTGAGCTCAGTATTCAGCAATGGCTCCCAAATACCTATTAATTACACGTGCAGTGGCCTAAATTACTCAATACCACTGTACATAAGTAATGTACCAAGCAATGCTAAATCCCTCATGGTAATAATGGAGGATCTCAACGCACCTGGTAGTGTCTTCATCCACTGGGTCCTTTATGACGCGCCACCCAATATAACGGAATTGCCTCAGGGCATCCCAGCTCAATACTACGTTCCTGGCATTGGTTACCAGGGCATTAATGATTTTGGTAAGGTTGGTTATGGTGGGCCATGTCCACCACCTGGTCCTCCGCATGAGTACGTAATAATAGTCCTGGCCTTAAACAGGGAGTTACTACCATCGAGTGAGAGTGATTTTGACTTGGTAAGGTCTGTTAATGTGGGTGATGTTGTTGGTTATGGAGTTTTAATTGGGTATTATGGTGGTTAG
- a CDS encoding thiolase domain-containing protein has protein sequence MVRRVGIIGVGQSVFGVRGDVTIQELAWEAVGEALEDAGLTQRDIDISIVGSAGTRTYELYPAVPVNEYSGFSEKGPLRVEAACATGSAALAVAYNMVASGFVNIALAIGVEKMNEVDTATSLAVGGRGGNYLWEYHFYGTTFPAYYALYATAHMANFGTTEEQLALVRVKNQKYAARNPKAQFQFEVTVEDVLKSRPVAWPLKLYDCSAITDGAAAAIVASEDAIKKLHIDIPVWIEAIGYASDTSNITRREDYVSLKATKIAAQMAYKKAGIEPRDVEVAEVHDCFTIAEIMAYEDLGFVEKGKGGKFIEEEQSDIGGKVAVNLSGGLLGKGHPLGATGLAMIYELVKQLREERERGRQAPLKRYIALAHNIGGTGHYGYVTILRR, from the coding sequence ATCGTGCGTAGAGTCGGCATTATTGGTGTTGGTCAGTCTGTTTTTGGTGTTAGAGGTGATGTGACGATTCAGGAGCTTGCTTGGGAGGCCGTTGGGGAGGCCCTTGAGGATGCTGGCTTAACACAGAGGGATATTGATATATCGATTGTTGGCAGTGCAGGCACTAGGACGTATGAGCTATACCCAGCAGTCCCAGTCAATGAATATAGTGGCTTCAGTGAGAAGGGCCCATTGAGAGTTGAGGCTGCCTGTGCCACTGGTAGTGCGGCGTTAGCCGTGGCCTATAACATGGTTGCCTCGGGCTTCGTGAACATAGCCCTGGCCATTGGTGTGGAGAAGATGAATGAGGTCGACACAGCAACATCACTGGCTGTTGGTGGTAGAGGTGGTAATTATCTTTGGGAGTACCATTTCTACGGTACGACATTTCCGGCGTATTACGCCCTATATGCTACAGCCCATATGGCTAATTTCGGAACAACAGAGGAACAGTTAGCCTTGGTTAGGGTTAAGAACCAAAAGTACGCGGCTAGGAACCCAAAGGCTCAGTTTCAGTTTGAGGTAACTGTGGAGGATGTCCTCAAGTCAAGACCTGTTGCGTGGCCTCTAAAGCTTTACGATTGTTCCGCAATAACGGATGGTGCCGCAGCGGCAATAGTAGCCAGTGAGGATGCGATTAAGAAACTACACATTGATATTCCAGTTTGGATTGAGGCAATTGGTTATGCATCCGATACGTCAAACATAACTAGGCGTGAGGACTACGTGAGCCTAAAGGCCACAAAAATAGCCGCCCAGATGGCTTATAAGAAGGCAGGTATCGAACCAAGGGATGTGGAGGTTGCCGAGGTACATGATTGCTTCACAATAGCCGAGATAATGGCATACGAGGACTTAGGCTTCGTGGAAAAGGGTAAGGGAGGTAAATTCATTGAGGAGGAGCAGAGCGACATTGGTGGTAAGGTCGCTGTTAACCTGAGCGGTGGACTCCTGGGTAAGGGTCATCCCCTTGGTGCCACTGGTTTGGCTATGATTTATGAGCTGGTTAAGCAGCTGAGGGAAGAGAGGGAACGTGGTAGGCAGGCGCCTTTGAAGAGGTACATCGCCCTTGCCCATAATATTGGTGGTACTGGTCATTATGGCTATGTGACAATACTGAGGAGGTAA
- the pheS gene encoding phenylalanine--tRNA ligase subunit alpha has protein sequence MNNDKNKEIILPQQEFDILKSLKDSNIPVRIDEVASKLGTDANSLMRSIAELENLGLIHVSKAIKRIIELTEEGKRYLEVGLPEVRLVKVLLNCGCKPGINEVPNIAREYGILLMPNEVNYALSTLSRLGIIRINRGIIEAIAEDKINIVNNRQDLLTQIKNGVFEDEVPDVIKPIVQEFLKRGIVRIRERSIIELMITNSARELMDRELIKVGVVVTALTPELITSGNWRNMIIKRFDLSIPPPQAPIVTKHFFSEFIKFVKEVFVSLGFEEVYGPHIELEFWNFDALFQAQDHPAREIHDTYFLKYPSTGKLLDNELISRVAHTHENGWITGSRGWGYKWDPSRAVRLVLRTQTTSVSVRTLYKRGDGEYRVFTIDRVFRPEILDPKHSMEFHQADGIVVGEKLSFKHLLGILEALAKGMGLKKVMFKPAYFPFTSPSAEGYAFHEKLGWIEFVGSGMFRPEVIMPLGLRKSRVLAFGMGLDRIAMILMNIEDIRDLFSRDINMTKAYWSNFLRFINNLSKY, from the coding sequence ATGAACAATGACAAGAATAAGGAGATAATACTACCACAGCAGGAATTTGATATATTAAAATCATTAAAGGACAGCAATATACCGGTAAGAATTGATGAGGTCGCATCCAAGCTTGGCACGGACGCGAATTCCCTCATGAGAAGTATTGCAGAGCTAGAGAACCTAGGCTTAATACATGTTAGTAAGGCAATAAAAAGAATCATTGAATTAACAGAAGAGGGTAAAAGGTATCTTGAAGTTGGACTTCCTGAAGTTAGGTTAGTAAAGGTGCTATTAAATTGTGGTTGTAAACCAGGTATTAATGAAGTACCTAATATCGCGAGAGAGTATGGCATTTTATTAATGCCTAATGAGGTTAATTATGCATTATCCACATTAAGTAGGCTAGGTATTATTAGGATTAATAGGGGTATTATTGAGGCAATTGCCGAGGACAAGATCAACATTGTGAATAATAGGCAGGACTTATTAACTCAAATAAAGAATGGTGTTTTTGAGGATGAGGTACCAGACGTCATTAAGCCTATTGTCCAGGAATTCCTTAAGAGAGGTATCGTTAGGATTAGGGAGAGGAGTATTATCGAGTTAATGATCACAAATAGTGCACGTGAACTAATGGATAGAGAATTAATAAAGGTTGGTGTTGTCGTCACTGCATTAACACCCGAACTAATAACGAGCGGTAATTGGAGGAATATGATAATTAAAAGGTTTGATCTATCAATACCACCACCACAAGCACCCATAGTAACTAAACACTTTTTCTCCGAATTCATTAAATTCGTGAAGGAGGTCTTCGTATCACTGGGCTTTGAGGAGGTTTACGGACCACATATAGAACTTGAGTTCTGGAACTTTGATGCTCTATTCCAGGCACAGGATCACCCTGCTAGGGAAATACATGACACCTACTTCCTTAAGTACCCAAGTACTGGTAAGTTGCTTGATAATGAATTGATAAGTAGGGTTGCGCATACTCATGAGAATGGCTGGATAACAGGTTCAAGAGGCTGGGGCTATAAGTGGGACCCAAGTAGGGCTGTCAGACTGGTATTAAGAACACAAACAACGTCTGTCTCTGTAAGGACACTCTATAAGCGTGGTGATGGCGAGTACAGGGTATTCACCATTGATAGGGTGTTTAGACCCGAGATCCTTGACCCGAAGCATTCCATGGAGTTTCACCAGGCAGATGGAATTGTTGTTGGAGAGAAACTAAGCTTTAAGCACCTGCTGGGAATTCTTGAGGCATTGGCTAAGGGTATGGGTTTGAAAAAGGTCATGTTTAAACCAGCCTACTTCCCATTCACAAGCCCGTCTGCAGAGGGTTATGCATTTCATGAAAAGCTTGGTTGGATTGAATTCGTTGGCTCAGGAATGTTTAGACCTGAGGTAATAATGCCCCTTGGACTCAGGAAAAGCAGGGTTTTGGCATTCGGTATGGGTCTTGATAGGATTGCCATGATACTCATGAATATTGAGGATATTAGGGACCTATTCTCTAGGGATATAAACATGACCAAGGCATACTGGTCTAACTTCTTAAGGTTCATCAACAATTTATCCAAATACTGA
- a CDS encoding electron transfer flavoprotein subunit beta/FixA family protein, with translation MEVLVLVKLALDTGQLRISETKIDTESTPLKISDIDRNAVEEAVRIKEKAGGRVRVITVLKYGPLTRRQQEAESLLREALAMGADEAYLIVDNALINSDQLLTAKAIAATVRRLGNYDLIIAGEATIDGYTSQVGPRVAAELGIPVISFVRELKVEGNKVIAKRDLEEAVQTVEAQLPVLVTVTREINVPRIPPLLQIRAAMKKPINRLSLTDLGISIKSLVEVKNIVPIQVKRKGVIIKDGTVDEKVDKLIQELIQDGIITPR, from the coding sequence ATGGAAGTATTAGTTCTCGTAAAGCTGGCTCTTGATACGGGACAACTGAGAATTAGCGAGACAAAGATAGATACAGAATCTACGCCGCTAAAGATAAGCGATATTGATAGAAATGCTGTTGAGGAGGCTGTTAGGATTAAGGAAAAGGCGGGTGGTAGAGTCCGTGTAATTACTGTACTTAAGTATGGTCCATTAACAAGGAGACAACAGGAGGCTGAGAGCTTACTTAGGGAGGCATTGGCCATGGGTGCTGATGAGGCATATTTAATAGTCGATAATGCCCTAATTAATAGTGATCAATTATTGACGGCTAAGGCCATTGCCGCCACAGTAAGGAGGTTGGGTAATTATGACTTAATAATCGCAGGTGAGGCTACAATAGATGGATATACAAGCCAGGTTGGTCCTAGGGTAGCCGCTGAATTAGGAATTCCCGTCATTTCCTTCGTTAGAGAACTAAAGGTTGAGGGTAATAAGGTAATTGCTAAGCGCGACCTTGAGGAGGCTGTACAGACAGTGGAGGCTCAATTACCTGTACTGGTCACTGTTACTAGGGAGATAAATGTTCCAAGAATACCACCATTACTTCAGATAAGGGCCGCAATGAAGAAGCCCATAAATAGATTGAGCCTTACTGATCTCGGTATTTCCATTAAATCATTGGTTGAGGTGAAGAATATAGTGCCAATACAGGTTAAGAGGAAGGGCGTGATAATTAAGGATGGTACCGTTGATGAAAAGGTGGATAAATTGATACAAGAATTAATTCAAGATGGTATAATAACTCCGAGGTGA
- a CDS encoding electron transfer flavoprotein subunit alpha/FixB family protein — translation MGVAKVLVIGSINDAGLIGLVQKVDNPEVHYLMLGTGDASQLGRYGVAKVYLLTTQVDELSFSETLIDLIKSNDYSVIIGPASKFLKTVMPIVAQKLLAPLIVDVIDLKQSGTVFEITYNGIGNRAQVTVKVSDRIFLMAPSARFKPNEKATTVTTETLQPKTVTGIKVVSTEEKPKGKVRIEDAELIVSVGRGFKKQEDLKLAFELAEVLGAEIGCSRPIAADLKWLSEDHWVGLSGHKVRPKLYMAIGISGQPQHLAGMMEAKTVVVINNDPNAPFLKNCDYGVVEDLYKFVPALTKKLRELLKK, via the coding sequence ATGGGTGTGGCGAAGGTTCTTGTAATAGGTTCAATTAATGATGCAGGACTAATAGGGCTGGTACAGAAGGTAGATAATCCTGAAGTACATTATTTAATGCTTGGAACTGGTGATGCATCTCAACTGGGCAGGTATGGTGTTGCTAAGGTTTACTTGTTAACCACGCAGGTTGATGAATTATCATTTTCCGAGACGCTAATAGATCTGATAAAGTCTAATGATTACTCAGTGATTATAGGTCCAGCGAGTAAGTTCCTTAAGACGGTAATGCCCATTGTTGCGCAGAAACTATTGGCTCCATTGATCGTGGATGTTATTGATCTAAAGCAGAGTGGTACCGTATTCGAAATAACGTATAATGGTATAGGAAATAGGGCTCAAGTAACTGTTAAGGTGTCTGATAGGATATTTCTAATGGCTCCGTCAGCACGCTTTAAACCCAATGAGAAGGCAACTACGGTAACTACCGAGACTTTACAACCTAAGACTGTTACGGGCATTAAGGTTGTTTCTACTGAGGAGAAGCCTAAGGGTAAGGTTAGGATTGAGGATGCTGAGTTAATTGTTTCTGTGGGTAGGGGCTTTAAGAAGCAGGAGGATCTTAAGCTCGCCTTTGAGTTGGCTGAGGTTCTTGGGGCCGAGATTGGTTGTTCAAGGCCAATAGCCGCGGATTTGAAGTGGCTCAGTGAGGATCACTGGGTCGGGCTAAGCGGTCACAAGGTCAGACCAAAACTATACATGGCAATAGGCATAAGCGGACAGCCACAACACCTTGCCGGAATGATGGAGGCAAAGACAGTGGTGGTAATAAACAACGACCCAAACGCACCATTCCTCAAAAACTGCGACTACGGCGTTGTTGAGGATCTATATAAATTCGTTCCAGCACTAACAAAGAAGCTCCGTGAATTGCTTAAAAAATAA
- a CDS encoding D-aminoacyl-tRNA deacylase, translated as MYGIVFSKVDVVSRGVFELFSKNGYLRYRMSMGDYEIYDLRGNLAFYALSKDIVYLDDLEELLSKIPEKLQELIFVSRHEMRNPRPMFTSHVTGNWGAAELGGRPNTLSLANPHTITAFYRELCRVRSDYGLNNFECHVEATHHGPTIESIPVTFVEQGSSEKEWSISRGWELLYYVVNEFLEGRLISNNEPAISIGDLHYLTIDNRLINGEADIGHAIPKYITPITREMIIKAVNMMTHRPVKAYINWKAIDSEARRLATQVLNELNVRVIKRM; from the coding sequence ATGTATGGTATCGTATTTAGTAAGGTTGATGTAGTGTCTAGGGGAGTGTTCGAGCTCTTCAGCAAAAATGGGTATCTCAGGTATAGAATGAGTATGGGTGATTATGAAATTTATGATCTAAGGGGAAACCTTGCATTTTATGCGTTAAGTAAGGATATTGTTTACCTAGATGATCTTGAGGAATTACTTTCAAAAATTCCTGAAAAGCTTCAGGAATTGATCTTCGTTAGTCGACATGAAATGAGGAACCCAAGGCCAATGTTTACATCCCACGTTACGGGTAATTGGGGCGCTGCTGAGCTAGGTGGAAGACCAAACACATTATCTCTTGCTAATCCACATACTATTACGGCGTTTTATAGGGAGCTATGTAGGGTTAGGTCTGACTATGGTCTTAATAACTTTGAGTGCCACGTCGAGGCTACGCATCATGGACCAACAATAGAGTCAATACCGGTAACATTCGTAGAGCAGGGTAGCAGTGAGAAGGAATGGTCCATAAGTAGGGGTTGGGAATTACTTTATTATGTTGTTAATGAGTTCCTTGAAGGTAGGTTAATTAGTAATAATGAGCCTGCAATATCAATAGGTGATCTTCATTACTTAACGATAGATAATAGATTGATTAATGGAGAGGCTGATATTGGTCATGCAATACCGAAGTACATAACGCCAATAACTAGGGAGATGATTATCAAGGCTGTGAATATGATGACCCATAGACCAGTTAAGGCTTATATTAATTGGAAGGCGATTGACAGTGAAGCAAGGAGACTTGCTACTCAAGTTCTTAATGAACTTAATGTGAGGGTAATTAAGAGGATGTAG
- the pheT gene encoding phenylalanine--tRNA ligase subunit beta, whose protein sequence is MPVITFKRSDLEDLLGKYFSGDEELIAALNRLKGEVEGVSGDDVTFEVTHDRPDLFSVEGIARALKGLFKVEVGLPKFNIVNNGFKLIAEEVPNRPYIMMGIVRDLRLSDEAIKQMIQLQEKLHATYGRDRRKMAIGFYDADKIKQPLTYRLERLDAIKYRPLDSDREMSGSEVVESTEKGRLYGKYAVYDGKAPILIDSEGKILVIIPVLGSEDFKVTERTRNVLIDVTATDLKLAKSILAVLVYNLLERSSSKTVEIVNVNAPWGNLESPMLNPIEFKLSINFVNEYLGLNLSKDDIVNYLLASRHDVIDYGEELIVKIAPYRFNVLHSVDLVEDIAVAYGYENIPRELPSQPIRGARDGLSVFTDFVRDLMIGLGFQEVLNYMMSNKDVMIRRTMNQRELVEVENPKSELYTVIRDHIWPQLMEVAARNKALIEGILKIFEVGYVISPSQNSEVGVKEDLVLSYLISGPEITLTDGLSVLKSLMASQGINYLPKPCENPSGLIERTACIYVDDKNIGFIMELRPDVIVSFGLEYPVVVSEIRLSEIMGL, encoded by the coding sequence ATGCCTGTAATTACGTTTAAGCGAAGTGACCTGGAGGATTTACTGGGCAAGTACTTTAGTGGTGATGAGGAGCTTATTGCGGCGTTGAATAGGCTTAAGGGTGAGGTTGAGGGAGTCTCCGGCGATGATGTGACGTTTGAGGTTACCCATGATAGGCCCGACCTATTTTCTGTGGAGGGCATTGCAAGGGCATTAAAAGGTTTGTTTAAGGTTGAGGTTGGGCTTCCTAAGTTTAATATTGTTAATAATGGCTTTAAGCTCATCGCTGAGGAGGTTCCTAATAGGCCGTACATAATGATGGGTATTGTACGTGATTTAAGACTCAGTGATGAGGCCATTAAGCAGATGATCCAGCTTCAGGAGAAGCTTCATGCAACCTATGGTAGGGATAGGAGGAAGATGGCCATTGGGTTTTATGACGCTGATAAGATTAAGCAGCCACTCACGTATAGGCTTGAGAGACTTGATGCAATTAAGTATAGGCCATTGGATAGTGATAGGGAGATGAGTGGTTCTGAGGTTGTTGAGAGTACCGAGAAGGGTAGGTTATACGGTAAGTACGCAGTTTATGATGGTAAGGCGCCAATACTAATTGATTCCGAGGGTAAGATACTCGTGATAATACCCGTACTTGGTAGTGAGGATTTTAAGGTTACGGAGAGGACTAGGAACGTGTTAATAGACGTTACTGCCACGGACTTAAAGCTTGCTAAGTCAATACTCGCCGTTTTAGTCTATAACTTGCTTGAGAGGAGTTCATCAAAGACCGTTGAGATTGTTAATGTAAATGCGCCATGGGGTAATCTAGAATCTCCCATGCTTAATCCTATCGAATTTAAGTTATCTATTAATTTCGTAAATGAGTACTTAGGCCTTAACCTAAGTAAGGATGATATAGTGAATTACTTATTGGCATCTAGGCATGACGTTATTGATTACGGGGAGGAATTAATCGTTAAGATTGCTCCATATAGATTTAACGTACTTCACTCTGTTGATCTTGTTGAGGATATTGCCGTGGCCTATGGTTATGAAAATATACCAAGAGAATTACCTTCACAACCTATTAGGGGTGCAAGGGATGGGTTAAGTGTTTTTACTGACTTTGTAAGGGATTTAATGATTGGTCTTGGCTTTCAAGAGGTTCTTAATTACATGATGAGTAATAAGGATGTCATGATTAGGAGGACAATGAATCAAAGAGAACTTGTTGAAGTTGAAAATCCCAAGTCTGAACTTTACACGGTTATTAGGGACCACATATGGCCTCAATTAATGGAAGTTGCAGCAAGAAATAAAGCCCTTATTGAGGGTATACTCAAAATATTTGAGGTTGGTTATGTCATATCGCCAAGTCAGAATAGTGAGGTTGGGGTTAAGGAGGACCTGGTACTTAGCTATCTCATTAGCGGTCCGGAGATAACGCTTACAGATGGACTCTCCGTGCTTAAGTCATTAATGGCAAGTCAAGGCATTAATTATCTGCCTAAACCATGTGAGAATCCATCTGGTTTAATTGAAAGAACGGCCTGCATTTATGTTGATGATAAAAATATTGGTTTTATAATGGAGTTAAGGCCTGATGTAATAGTATCATTTGGTCTTGAGTATCCAGTTGTTGTAAGTGAAATTAGACTTAGTGAAATTATGGGATTGTGA